One genomic region from Nitrospira sp. encodes:
- a CDS encoding DEAD/DEAH box helicase: protein MEDRKAVEYDMKHGSPSESALPTVTGFSPGFVALGIEAPLLATLETLGYEEPTPIQGEAIPPLLAGRDLLGQAATGTGKTAAFALPMLQLISHAARVRPSALVLVPTRELAIQVGEAVQRYGKELRVSVLPVYGGQAIGPQLHALKRGVDVVVATPGRALDHIRRGTLKLQEVRIVVLDEADEMLDMGFAEDLDAILAGTPKTKQTALFSATIPPRIRAIAHRHLQNAIEITIAKEPVKAGTAPRVQQMAYIVARPHRAAALARVVEVTGANSALVFCRTRLEVDEVTAMLAGRGHRAEAIHGGMSQGQRDRVMQAFKAGQAQLLVATDVAARGLDIPQVSHVINYDLPSSAEVYVHRIGRTGRAGREGAAITILDPREQRLLRTIEQHTKARVTVLPIPSVADLRAKQLDRVQGAVEQMLRDGQLDAFKHLVERLSAHPPVEVAAAALRLLARAQGGERQEQEIPAIPVRQPEFGRPIREARHSIGRSHGGSAGAERPPIGRSRQGGRTVEMARLYVGVGREAGIRPGDLVGAIANEARVNSSLIGAIEIEDRFSIVDVPASMASDIIETLGRVRIKGRRVPIRLFRD from the coding sequence GTGGAAGACAGAAAGGCCGTTGAGTACGATATGAAACATGGCTCGCCCTCAGAGTCCGCTCTTCCGACCGTCACAGGATTTTCACCAGGCTTCGTCGCCTTGGGAATTGAAGCGCCATTGCTCGCGACACTGGAAACACTGGGCTACGAAGAACCCACCCCCATTCAAGGCGAAGCGATTCCGCCGCTTCTCGCCGGCCGAGATCTGCTTGGACAGGCGGCGACCGGCACCGGCAAGACGGCCGCCTTCGCGCTACCGATGCTGCAGTTGATCAGTCATGCAGCGAGGGTACGCCCGTCTGCTCTTGTGCTCGTACCGACCCGCGAGTTGGCGATTCAAGTTGGGGAAGCAGTGCAACGGTACGGAAAGGAGTTACGGGTGAGCGTGCTACCGGTGTACGGTGGCCAGGCCATCGGGCCGCAGTTGCACGCACTGAAGCGAGGAGTCGATGTGGTCGTCGCCACACCGGGCCGCGCACTGGATCATATTCGTCGTGGCACGCTGAAACTGCAGGAGGTGCGGATCGTCGTCCTGGACGAAGCAGACGAAATGCTCGACATGGGGTTTGCAGAGGATCTGGATGCAATCCTGGCCGGGACGCCCAAGACCAAACAGACCGCCCTGTTTTCAGCGACAATCCCTCCAAGAATCCGCGCGATCGCCCATCGGCATCTGCAGAATGCGATCGAGATCACCATCGCTAAGGAACCGGTCAAGGCCGGCACGGCCCCACGCGTCCAGCAGATGGCCTATATCGTCGCGAGGCCTCATCGAGCGGCAGCGCTCGCCCGTGTGGTCGAGGTGACAGGCGCGAACTCCGCGCTGGTCTTCTGCAGAACCAGACTGGAAGTCGATGAAGTGACGGCAATGTTGGCCGGCCGTGGTCATCGAGCTGAGGCCATTCACGGTGGCATGAGCCAGGGGCAGCGTGACCGTGTCATGCAGGCCTTCAAGGCCGGGCAAGCCCAACTACTGGTGGCGACCGATGTGGCGGCGCGTGGGCTGGATATTCCGCAGGTATCTCACGTCATCAACTACGACCTTCCATCCTCCGCTGAAGTCTATGTTCATCGGATCGGGCGGACCGGACGGGCTGGTCGGGAGGGTGCCGCGATCACCATCCTCGATCCCCGTGAACAGCGCTTACTACGAACGATTGAACAGCATACGAAAGCTCGGGTCACGGTTTTGCCGATCCCGAGCGTGGCCGATCTTCGTGCCAAGCAGTTAGATCGGGTGCAAGGCGCAGTTGAACAGATGTTACGCGATGGCCAGCTGGATGCGTTCAAGCATCTCGTCGAGAGGCTCTCCGCCCATCCACCGGTAGAGGTGGCGGCAGCGGCGTTGAGGCTACTGGCTCGCGCGCAAGGGGGCGAGCGTCAGGAGCAGGAGATCCCTGCCATACCTGTCAGGCAACCGGAATTTGGACGTCCGATTCGAGAGGCACGGCATTCGATTGGTCGGAGTCACGGTGGATCGGCTGGAGCGGAACGTCCGCCGATAGGACGGTCGCGACAGGGCGGGCGAACGGTCGAGATGGCACGGCTGTATGTTGGGGTGGGGCGTGAGGCAGGCATCAGACCCGGCGATTTGGTGGGCGCGATTGCCAACGAGGCGAGAGTCAATTCCAGCCTCATCGGTGCCATCGAAATCGAAGATCGGTTTTCCATCGTTGATGTACCGGCCTCCATGGCCTCGGATATTATCGAAACACTCGGTCGCGTGCGCATCAAGGGCCGCAGAGTGCCCATACGACTGTTTCGTGACTAG
- a CDS encoding oligopeptide transporter, OPT family — MKDSEPFVPATVTLPEITVKAVLLSIILAAVLAAANAYLGLFAGMTVSASIPAAVASMAILRLFRESNILENNLVQTAASSGEALAAGVIFTIPALLLVGYWSEFHYWQTVLIAAVGGLLGVLFTIPLRRALIVTAGLRFPEGLATAEVLKVGAAERSGAGPGGSLKGFRSLLSAALLGGLVKFDESGLRLWTESLEGATQVGRTVFYAGLNLSPALLAVGFIIGLQTAAVVFLGGVIGWVILMPAYGLIHGLPPDRTGLAAAMSIWSGQIRYVGIGAMLTGGLWTLTKLREPVWKSLLTLRASYRRVQVKAQVEVNEPLKGENILRTEQDASFLWIVVPFGLSLLPMAWIYSTVVDSPLLGLLMTIVMALAAFLFSSVAAYMAGMVGSSSNPVSGVTIATIMIAALLLVLFMGAGHPTGPAAALVIGAVVCCAAAMGGDNLQDLKTGQLVGATPWKQQVMQVVGVVTGALVLVPVLSLLQAKYGIGEPTSSHPQSLSAPQATLMANLTRSVFGAGLPWPLVGLGAVIGILIILADRRQELRGSALRLPVLAVALGIYLPLKLSATIFLGGVIAALAHRRMGGGQESSQGGLLFAAGLITGEALMGIMLAMPIALAALWPDFSADPFTMFAVPPFGGWPGLVMVAVAGFALYRMVVGRERTTRTSSSKTASKDHSSSETPR; from the coding sequence ATGAAGGATTCCGAGCCCTTCGTCCCTGCCACCGTCACACTCCCTGAGATTACCGTTAAAGCGGTCCTGTTGTCGATCATCCTGGCAGCGGTCTTGGCGGCAGCCAATGCCTACCTAGGTTTGTTTGCCGGTATGACGGTGTCCGCGTCTATTCCTGCGGCGGTCGCTTCTATGGCGATTCTGCGGTTGTTCCGCGAGTCAAACATTCTCGAAAACAACCTCGTTCAAACCGCGGCTTCGTCGGGGGAAGCATTGGCGGCCGGTGTCATCTTCACGATTCCTGCACTCCTGCTGGTCGGATATTGGTCTGAATTTCACTACTGGCAGACCGTTCTCATCGCTGCGGTCGGTGGTTTGCTCGGTGTGCTCTTTACAATTCCGCTGCGGCGGGCATTGATCGTGACGGCGGGTTTGCGGTTCCCAGAGGGATTAGCCACAGCGGAAGTCCTCAAGGTCGGCGCAGCGGAACGGAGTGGAGCCGGGCCAGGCGGATCATTAAAGGGTTTTCGGTCCCTGTTGTCGGCTGCTCTTCTGGGTGGCCTGGTGAAGTTCGACGAGAGCGGCCTGCGCCTGTGGACCGAATCGCTGGAAGGGGCTACCCAAGTTGGGCGCACCGTGTTCTATGCAGGACTCAATCTTTCGCCGGCGCTTCTTGCAGTTGGATTTATCATCGGTCTCCAGACAGCGGCGGTGGTCTTTCTTGGAGGGGTCATCGGATGGGTGATCCTGATGCCCGCTTATGGACTCATCCATGGGCTACCACCTGATCGGACAGGACTGGCGGCGGCGATGTCGATCTGGAGCGGGCAGATTCGATATGTTGGTATCGGAGCGATGCTGACCGGCGGGCTGTGGACACTCACGAAATTGCGTGAGCCGGTCTGGAAGAGTCTTCTGACGCTCCGAGCAAGTTACCGGAGAGTCCAGGTTAAGGCTCAGGTTGAGGTTAATGAGCCTCTGAAGGGCGAAAACATACTCAGAACGGAGCAGGATGCTTCATTCCTGTGGATCGTCGTGCCATTTGGCCTCTCGCTCCTGCCGATGGCCTGGATCTATTCAACGGTCGTAGACAGTCCCCTTCTCGGTCTGCTGATGACGATCGTGATGGCACTGGCCGCCTTCCTTTTCTCATCGGTCGCCGCCTATATGGCTGGAATGGTCGGAAGTTCCAGCAACCCCGTCTCAGGTGTGACGATTGCTACTATTATGATCGCCGCTCTGCTACTCGTGCTCTTCATGGGAGCCGGACATCCGACAGGACCGGCGGCCGCACTGGTCATCGGAGCAGTCGTCTGCTGCGCCGCCGCGATGGGCGGAGACAATCTCCAAGATCTCAAAACAGGTCAGCTGGTCGGGGCGACGCCATGGAAACAGCAAGTCATGCAAGTAGTCGGAGTGGTGACAGGCGCTCTCGTCCTTGTGCCGGTTCTGTCTCTCCTGCAAGCCAAGTATGGAATCGGCGAACCGACGAGCAGCCATCCACAGTCCCTCAGTGCGCCGCAGGCAACCCTAATGGCTAACCTCACAAGAAGCGTGTTCGGAGCTGGATTGCCCTGGCCTCTTGTAGGACTGGGTGCTGTGATCGGGATTCTGATCATTCTGGCAGATCGACGGCAAGAACTCCGTGGCAGTGCATTGAGGTTACCCGTGCTTGCCGTGGCGCTCGGGATCTACTTGCCGCTGAAACTTTCGGCGACTATTTTTCTGGGTGGCGTGATCGCGGCCTTGGCACATAGGCGCATGGGTGGAGGGCAAGAGTCGTCGCAGGGGGGATTGCTCTTTGCGGCCGGACTGATCACTGGGGAAGCCTTGATGGGGATCATGCTTGCGATGCCGATCGCGCTCGCCGCCCTGTGGCCAGACTTCAGTGCCGATCCATTTACGATGTTTGCCGTTCCTCCGTTCGGCGGGTGGCCTGGTCTTGTCATGGTGGCCGTCGCAGGATTCGCGCTCTATCGGATGGTGGTGGGGCGTGAACGGACCACGCGGACATCCTCATCCAAAACTGCGTCGAAGGATCACTCATCGAGTGAGACACCGCGATGA
- a CDS encoding YkvA family protein, translated as MKVSTRFIELLRMIGRLWTDLPLLVRLLKAWKDGSYSGLSVRTLASCAAALLYVLSPVDLIPDFVPGIGLIDDVTVLALLLHNLAQDLAAFRVWEQSRVKV; from the coding sequence ATGAAGGTATCGACGAGGTTCATTGAGTTATTGCGCATGATCGGTCGTCTCTGGACGGATCTTCCGCTCTTGGTTCGGCTACTCAAAGCGTGGAAGGATGGCAGCTACAGCGGGCTCTCGGTGCGTACGCTCGCATCGTGTGCGGCAGCCCTACTCTATGTGCTGAGTCCGGTGGATTTGATTCCGGACTTTGTTCCGGGGATTGGATTGATCGACGACGTTACGGTACTGGCGTTGTTGCTCCATAACCTCGCACAGGATCTTGCGGCGTTTCGAGTATGGGAGCAGAGCCGCGTCAAGGTATGA
- the hrpB gene encoding ATP-dependent helicase HrpB: MSTLPIEDVLPSIRRALEAGPNALLTAPPGAGKTSRVPLALLNEPWLSGKNLLLLEPRRLAARAAARRMAEEFHEQVGETVGYRMRLETKIGPTTKIEVVTEGVLTRLLQQDPSLESYGIVLFDEFHERSLQADMGLALCLEAQRLFRPDLRLLIMSATLDCGPVAELLGRAPLITCEGRMFPVETQYLDQPLTGRIDVAVSQRIRQSLIKDHGSLLVFLPGMADIRRVERLLLDSNLDHSVQIAALHGDLPQDMQDAAIRPTAPGRRKVVLATSIAETSLTIDGIRVVIDAGLVRIPRYDPRSGLTRLETIRITKDSAEQRRGRAGRLEAGMCYRLWTGKEQALLAPRRPPEILEADLTPLMLDLAQWGAHDPSELSWLTPPPAGAVAQARDLLIQLGAFSADGRPTDHARRMADLPLHPRLAHMMLRAVPLGLADLACEVAALLGERDILQGPRERQNTDLRIRMDVLRGQYDSIGLVVNRAAVDRVRRTTHLWRRRLINESSHESEDNGYDRSTSVGRLVALAYPDRIARRQADRAGHYRLVNGRGARFRTADSLTVEPFLVIADLDGGDQWSEINLAVPITVKDIESLYHDRLVEEEEIAWDEAVSAVRAVRRQRLGAMILVEEAVSSPDTNKIRGAILQGILKYYLEVLSFDHLLQQWRARVMWLRRIDGSQSGWPDLSDEALLQTLDQWLGPYLTGITTLDRVKRLDLTAPLHALLTHEQQRRLDRLAPTHILVPSGSRLPLDYEQTESPVLAVRLQEMFGCKDTPRVADGKIPVILHLLSPAKRPVQVTQDLGGFWKRAYQDVRKELRGRYPKHHWPEDPIGAVPTAKAKQRNR; this comes from the coding sequence ATGTCCACACTTCCAATAGAAGATGTCCTGCCGTCAATCCGCCGAGCATTGGAAGCCGGCCCGAATGCATTGCTGACCGCCCCGCCAGGAGCCGGCAAGACCTCTCGCGTCCCCTTGGCGCTCCTGAACGAGCCCTGGTTGTCGGGTAAAAACCTCTTGCTGCTCGAACCCCGGCGGCTTGCCGCGCGAGCCGCCGCTCGTCGCATGGCGGAAGAGTTCCACGAACAGGTCGGGGAGACCGTCGGCTATCGGATGCGCCTCGAAACCAAGATCGGGCCGACGACTAAAATCGAGGTGGTCACTGAAGGGGTATTGACCAGGTTGCTTCAACAAGATCCGTCGCTGGAATCCTATGGCATCGTGCTGTTCGACGAGTTCCATGAACGAAGCCTGCAAGCGGACATGGGACTTGCCCTGTGCCTCGAAGCTCAACGCCTCTTCCGCCCCGACCTTCGTCTCTTAATCATGTCGGCCACTCTGGACTGTGGTCCGGTAGCCGAACTGTTGGGTCGAGCTCCCCTCATCACGTGCGAAGGCCGGATGTTTCCGGTCGAGACCCAGTACCTTGATCAGCCGCTTACCGGACGGATCGACGTGGCTGTATCGCAGCGCATCCGTCAATCACTCATAAAAGATCACGGTAGTCTGTTAGTCTTCCTCCCGGGGATGGCAGACATTCGCCGAGTCGAACGACTACTGCTCGACTCCAACCTAGACCATTCCGTACAGATTGCGGCGCTGCACGGCGATCTTCCTCAGGACATGCAAGATGCAGCGATTCGGCCGACAGCTCCCGGACGGAGAAAAGTCGTGCTTGCCACCTCCATCGCCGAAACCAGTCTGACGATCGACGGTATCCGCGTGGTGATCGATGCAGGCCTGGTACGTATTCCACGGTACGATCCTCGCTCCGGTCTCACTCGATTGGAGACCATTCGCATCACAAAAGATTCTGCTGAACAGCGTCGCGGCAGGGCCGGACGACTTGAAGCGGGCATGTGTTACCGGCTATGGACCGGAAAAGAGCAGGCTCTGCTTGCTCCGCGTCGTCCACCGGAAATTCTCGAGGCAGATCTCACTCCTCTGATGCTCGATCTTGCCCAGTGGGGCGCTCATGATCCGTCGGAATTGTCGTGGCTCACTCCTCCACCTGCCGGGGCGGTAGCTCAGGCCAGAGATTTGTTGATCCAACTCGGAGCCTTTTCGGCCGATGGCCGACCGACTGACCATGCTCGACGAATGGCCGACCTTCCGCTGCATCCCCGCCTCGCGCACATGATGCTTCGGGCAGTGCCATTGGGTCTTGCCGATCTCGCTTGCGAGGTGGCGGCGCTGTTGGGTGAACGAGACATTCTTCAGGGACCACGCGAACGGCAGAACACCGACTTGCGGATCAGGATGGATGTTCTGCGGGGGCAGTACGATTCCATTGGGCTTGTGGTGAATCGAGCCGCGGTTGACCGAGTGAGGCGAACCACTCATCTGTGGCGGAGGCGGCTCATCAATGAGTCATCCCATGAGTCGGAAGACAATGGATACGATCGTTCAACCTCGGTCGGGCGCTTAGTTGCACTGGCCTACCCTGATCGAATTGCGCGACGGCAGGCGGACCGTGCGGGGCATTACCGCCTTGTGAATGGCCGAGGCGCACGGTTTAGGACCGCCGATTCCTTGACCGTCGAACCCTTCTTGGTGATCGCCGACCTGGATGGGGGCGATCAGTGGTCCGAGATCAATCTCGCGGTTCCGATCACAGTAAAAGATATTGAATCGCTTTACCATGACCGGTTGGTTGAAGAAGAAGAGATTGCCTGGGATGAGGCCGTCAGCGCGGTACGAGCCGTACGCCGCCAACGACTCGGAGCGATGATTCTTGTAGAGGAGGCCGTCTCGTCACCCGATACAAATAAAATAAGGGGCGCCATTTTACAAGGTATTCTTAAATATTATCTTGAAGTTCTATCGTTCGACCATCTGCTTCAACAGTGGCGCGCTCGCGTCATGTGGCTGAGACGTATTGATGGTTCTCAATCAGGATGGCCCGATCTTTCCGACGAGGCATTGCTTCAGACATTGGATCAGTGGCTTGGTCCCTACTTGACCGGCATCACCACCCTCGATCGGGTGAAACGACTCGATCTGACCGCGCCGCTCCACGCCTTACTGACGCACGAACAACAGCGTCGTCTTGACCGTCTGGCTCCCACCCATATCCTTGTTCCGAGCGGCTCCCGCCTTCCACTCGATTACGAGCAAACCGAGTCTCCAGTGTTGGCGGTGCGGCTCCAAGAAATGTTTGGCTGCAAGGACACGCCGCGCGTAGCGGACGGAAAGATTCCTGTGATCTTACATCTCCTGTCGCCTGCCAAACGGCCGGTGCAGGTCACCCAAGATCTTGGTGGTTTTTGGAAGAGGGCCTATCAAGATGTCCGCAAAGAATTACGCGGCCGATATCCCAAGCACCATTGGCCCGAAGACCCGATAGGTGCCGTGCCAACCGCCAAGGCGAAGCAGAGAAACCGCTAG
- the zwf gene encoding glucose-6-phosphate dehydrogenase, with the protein MTKETVEPHLFIILGATGDLTRRKLLPALFHLRTYGELEKQNTLIVGAALPEMSADAFRLWAYEGLRNSGVCNASDLRRWCEDQLYYQALREGKLSDYQALAAFIARLEVARNLPQNRIFYLALPPTIVPETLELLDQAGLLKSRGWVRAVLEKPFGHDFHSARALNTLLHRYLDESQIYRIDHYLGKETVQNLLAFRFANPIFESLWNRNTVESVEITVAEDLGVEHRGAYYQKAGAFRDMVQNHLTQLLTVVGMEVPTSFEASEIRAEKLKVLRSISPIRSQDVIFGQYTAWDVAGQRIPGYLEEPGVPSDSTTETYVALKLEIHNWRWRGVPFYLRTGKRLPRKITQVAVTFRAAPTQVFRSLEPGSLNSNKLLITLQPGEGFSLCFSVKTPGRPFKFTDRALGFDYGQGFGGELPEAYETLLRDVMIGDQTLFVTADFTETAWRLYDPLLIGPRPVHLYTAGSWGPKEADALVERNGLNWQLGW; encoded by the coding sequence ATGACGAAGGAAACGGTCGAGCCACATCTGTTTATTATTCTGGGGGCGACAGGAGATTTAACGCGACGGAAACTGCTGCCTGCATTGTTTCACTTGCGAACCTACGGTGAGCTGGAGAAGCAGAATACGCTCATCGTCGGAGCCGCATTGCCCGAAATGAGCGCGGACGCGTTCCGCTTGTGGGCTTATGAGGGGTTGCGCAATTCAGGAGTTTGTAACGCTTCTGATCTCCGGCGATGGTGCGAAGACCAGCTGTACTATCAGGCCCTGCGGGAAGGCAAATTGTCGGACTACCAAGCCCTCGCGGCGTTTATCGCCCGCCTTGAAGTTGCCAGGAATCTGCCTCAAAATCGTATTTTCTATCTGGCGCTTCCCCCGACGATCGTGCCTGAAACCTTAGAATTACTCGACCAAGCTGGCTTGCTGAAAAGCCGCGGGTGGGTGCGCGCCGTCTTGGAAAAACCCTTTGGTCACGATTTTCATTCTGCCCGTGCGCTCAATACCCTGTTACACCGTTATCTGGACGAATCGCAGATTTATCGCATCGATCACTATCTCGGCAAAGAGACCGTGCAAAACTTACTCGCCTTTCGCTTCGCGAACCCCATTTTTGAGTCGCTGTGGAATCGCAATACGGTGGAGAGCGTGGAAATCACCGTCGCTGAAGACCTCGGTGTCGAACATCGCGGAGCCTACTATCAAAAAGCCGGTGCCTTCCGTGACATGGTGCAGAACCATTTAACGCAACTATTGACCGTCGTAGGCATGGAGGTGCCGACTTCCTTCGAAGCTTCCGAGATCCGGGCTGAAAAACTGAAAGTCCTTCGCTCTATTTCACCGATTCGTTCACAGGACGTGATCTTCGGCCAATATACGGCGTGGGATGTTGCCGGCCAGAGGATTCCCGGCTACCTGGAAGAACCAGGTGTACCTTCAGACTCGACCACCGAGACATATGTGGCGCTGAAGTTGGAGATTCACAATTGGCGCTGGAGGGGAGTGCCGTTTTATTTAAGAACTGGAAAACGGCTTCCTCGCAAGATCACGCAAGTGGCCGTCACCTTCCGAGCGGCGCCCACGCAAGTCTTTCGATCTTTGGAGCCGGGTAGTTTGAATTCCAACAAGCTGTTGATCACCTTGCAGCCGGGTGAAGGCTTCTCGCTCTGCTTTTCCGTGAAAACTCCTGGGCGGCCCTTCAAGTTTACCGATCGAGCGCTGGGATTCGACTATGGTCAGGGATTCGGCGGCGAGTTACCGGAAGCCTACGAGACGCTATTGCGTGACGTCATGATCGGTGACCAGACATTGTTCGTCACCGCAGACTTTACGGAAACAGCCTGGCGACTCTACGACCCGCTTTTGATCGGTCCCCGACCAGTGCATCTCTACACCGCCGGATCGTGGGGCCCAAAGGAAGCGGACGCGCTCGTGGAACGGAACGGTCTGAACTGGCAATTGGGTTGGTAG
- a CDS encoding MFS transporter has product MPITTNIPQRMDRLPWARWHWLVVGALGITWLLDGLEVSIVASLGPMLTHPDTLHLTQSEVGLTASAYLAGSVLGALVFSYLTDRQGRKKWFMITLALYLTATVLTAFSWDLMSFMFFRFLTGAGIGGEYAAINSAIDELIPARNRGHTDLAINGTWWLGSAAGALMTLLLLNPVFFPESIGWRLCFVLGAVLGVAIILVRRVIPESPRWLMTHGRVPDAEAIVSQIEQQVALDRKTRLAEPQGTITVHARHHATIATVARELFQAYPRRTVLGMGLMITQSFMYNAVSFTYPLLLTKYYAVSTADIGLYILPFALGNFLGPLLLGRLFDTVGRKPMISLTYGIAGILLGFTGYLFWAGSLTLSTHMLLWSLIFFFASAGASAAYLTVSEVFPMEIRAMAIAFFFIVAQGAGVAAPWLYGMLIETSITSVFYGYLLGGGMMLVGAVIELWLGINAEGQSLEQLAPPLSVRKSTEVG; this is encoded by the coding sequence ATGCCGATCACCACCAATATTCCGCAACGGATGGACCGGTTGCCCTGGGCACGCTGGCACTGGTTGGTCGTCGGAGCGCTGGGGATCACATGGCTGCTCGACGGGCTTGAAGTATCGATCGTGGCCTCACTCGGCCCGATGCTGACCCACCCTGACACACTACATCTCACACAATCGGAAGTAGGACTCACGGCCTCCGCCTACCTGGCTGGTTCGGTCCTCGGCGCGCTCGTCTTTTCATATCTCACCGACCGCCAAGGACGAAAAAAATGGTTCATGATCACGTTGGCGCTCTATCTCACGGCGACGGTTCTGACGGCGTTCTCATGGGACCTGATGAGCTTCATGTTCTTCCGATTCCTGACCGGAGCCGGTATCGGAGGCGAGTATGCAGCCATCAACTCCGCCATTGATGAATTGATTCCCGCCCGAAATCGAGGCCACACCGATCTGGCGATCAACGGAACCTGGTGGCTTGGCTCAGCGGCCGGCGCCTTGATGACACTGCTCCTGTTGAATCCGGTGTTCTTCCCAGAGTCCATCGGATGGCGGCTCTGTTTTGTCCTCGGTGCCGTGCTCGGAGTCGCCATCATTCTTGTTCGGCGCGTCATTCCAGAAAGCCCTCGCTGGCTCATGACCCACGGTCGCGTCCCCGATGCGGAAGCCATTGTGTCACAGATTGAACAGCAAGTGGCTCTGGATCGAAAAACCAGGCTGGCGGAGCCTCAAGGCACGATCACAGTACATGCCCGTCATCACGCGACGATCGCGACCGTGGCACGAGAGCTCTTTCAGGCTTATCCTCGACGCACAGTCTTAGGCATGGGGCTGATGATCACGCAATCGTTCATGTACAACGCCGTGTCGTTCACGTATCCATTGCTGTTGACGAAATACTATGCCGTGTCGACTGCCGACATCGGTCTCTACATCCTCCCGTTCGCACTCGGCAATTTTTTGGGGCCACTCTTGTTAGGTCGTCTGTTTGATACGGTCGGCCGCAAACCGATGATCAGTCTCACGTATGGTATCGCCGGTATCCTCTTGGGGTTTACGGGATATCTGTTCTGGGCAGGTTCTTTGACGCTCTCCACACATATGCTGTTATGGTCCTTGATTTTCTTTTTTGCATCGGCCGGGGCAAGCGCCGCTTATCTGACGGTGAGCGAGGTGTTTCCGATGGAGATCCGGGCGATGGCGATCGCCTTTTTCTTCATCGTGGCACAAGGCGCCGGTGTGGCGGCGCCGTGGCTCTACGGGATGCTCATCGAAACATCAATCACAAGCGTCTTCTACGGATATCTCTTAGGTGGAGGCATGATGCTCGTCGGTGCGGTGATTGAGCTGTGGTTGGGAATCAATGCGGAAGGGCAGTCGCTCGAGCAATTGGCGCCCCCATTATCCGTGCGAAAGTCTACCGAGGTGGGATGA